CCTTGCCCCAGTGACTCTCCTGCCGCGTCGTCTGGCTCTGTTCGGCTTGGCCGCCGTGCTGGTGGGCTGCGCCTCGCCGACGCTGCCCCTGCCGCCTCCCAGTCGCCCGGACGTGGAAGGGCCCGACTCCCAGGGCATGGTCACGCTGCGGGGCAACGTGCAGCCCGGGGCCAACGTGTACGGCGCCAACCTGCGCACGGGCGAGGGCGTCATCCAGCTCGGCACCGGCAACGACGGCGCGTACACCTTGGTGCTCGCAGCCCAAGTCGATGACGAGCTCGCGGTCTGGTACTCCGTCGGCACCAATCAGAGTGCGACGACGGTGTTCCGCGTACCAAAGCCCTAAACGGTGCGCAGCACGCGCCGGCCGTCACTGGCGCGATGCAAGATGGCGGCGGCTTTCGGAGGTGCGACGTCCTCGCCTTCGTCCAGCACTTCCCCCAAGAGATCGTAGTCCGTGGCCTGCTCCACGCGAACGCGGCGCATCTGTCCGGGCAGCACCTCGGCGCCGGAGAGGAACACCTGGCCGTCGATCTCCGGGGCTTGCCCCGCGTGGCGGCCGACCATCACGAGCTCGCTCTCTTCGCTCGGCCCTTCCACCAGCACCTCGAGCTCTCGACCGATGAGGGCACGGTTCTTCTTCTTGCTGATCTTGCGTTGCACGCTCATCAGCTTGCGCGCGCGGGCAGCGGCGACCTTCTTCTCCACCTTGCCTTCGAGCGAGAAGCTCGCGGAAGTGGGCTCGTCGGAATAGCGGAACACGCCCACGCGATCGAACTGGGCCCACTCGATGAACTCGAGTAGCTCGGCGTACTCCTGCTCCGTTTCCCCCGGGTGGCCCACGATGAACGCGGTGCGGAAGACCAGCTCCGGAATGCGCTTGCGCATGCGCTCCACCAGCTCCCGGAGGCGCGCGCCGCCGTGGCCGCGCTTCATGCGGCGCAGCATGCCATCCGCAGCGTGCTGCAGCGGCATGTCCACGTACGGCACCACCTGCGGGTGATCCGCCAGTAGCTCGATGATGCCGTCGGTGAGCTTCTCCGGATACAGGTAGAAGAGCCGCACCCAGCGCACACCGGCAACGTCCGCCACGCGCTCCACCAGCTCGGGCAAGTTGGCGGCGCCCAAGTCCCGGCCGTAGCTCACGGTGTCCTGGCTCACCAGGTTGATCTCCACCACGCCGCGGGACACGAGCTCTTCCGTCTCGCGCACCACGTCGCCGACGCTGCGGGAGCGCTGCTTGCCGCGCAGATCCGGGATCACGCAAAACGCGCAGCTGCGGTTGCAGCCCTCGGCGATCTTCACGTAGGCGCTGGCGCCCCGCGTGCTCACCGTGCGCGGATCCCCCGCGCCCACCACCCAATC
This portion of the Polyangiaceae bacterium genome encodes:
- the rimO gene encoding 30S ribosomal protein S12 methylthiotransferase RimO → MSDKTIHFVSLGCPKNRVDSEVMLGVAERAGFRHVEDAEAAEVIVVNTCGFIDAAKKESIDTILELAEHKKSGSCEKLVVAGCLSQRHPDELADGLPEVDHLLGSSDMLKLERVLAGQAERMLVGNPADWVVGAGDPRTVSTRGASAYVKIAEGCNRSCAFCVIPDLRGKQRSRSVGDVVRETEELVSRGVVEINLVSQDTVSYGRDLGAANLPELVERVADVAGVRWVRLFYLYPEKLTDGIIELLADHPQVVPYVDMPLQHAADGMLRRMKRGHGGARLRELVERMRKRIPELVFRTAFIVGHPGETEQEYAELLEFIEWAQFDRVGVFRYSDEPTSASFSLEGKVEKKVAAARARKLMSVQRKISKKKNRALIGRELEVLVEGPSEESELVMVGRHAGQAPEIDGQVFLSGAEVLPGQMRRVRVEQATDYDLLGEVLDEGEDVAPPKAAAILHRASDGRRVLRTV